The DNA window ACCACGTATACATGGTCATCAGATTCCATGACATCAATAAGTGGTTTTCTTTCATCAATGCTTACCGGTTTTACGTCAGTGGTTTCATTTTCATATTCAGTGTAATCTTCATTAAAATCTTCAGTAGAGAAATTACCAAAACTGCGGATTTCCGGGTCTTCACCTGGTTTTCGAGTGATAGAGAATCCATAGACATATGGCTGTTCTGATGGGTCATCCATGTTTACACCCAGTTTATCAATCATATGCTCGATCATATCTTCTATGTTTTCAAATGATTCTGACCCAAAGAACTCTTCAAACCAATTTCGCCTTCGTCTTTTATCTGTCATAGAGTAACACTCATGTGGTTTAGTTCTATAATATACAAAGTGATTGTATTATAGTTGATATTAATTCTTTGGTTTATACAAAACCTATATTATATTTCTAAGATTTTACTCCTTTATATAATATTCCCCTTACAAAAACATTCAAGATTTAGTACAACAGTTGTTTAAATCTTTAATAAAAATGCTATTTGTTCTTATTTCAATTTTCCCCCTGTAAAACAAATCAAAGAAAATTACATTAATAGATAGACCAAATAACTAACGCTATTATAAAAATATCAATATAGGAGAAGAGAATTATACAAAACCAGCTAAAAACTACTTATAACAAACAGGAACAAATATAGGAGGAGGTTTTGAGATTCAAGAAGATAAAATCGACAGCAATCAAATGTTTCATTCAAAAGGTCAAGGGAGTGTAAAAAAACCAAGTGAAAAAAATATAGTATACTTTATAAGTAAAATATATAAGAATTGATAACAGAAAATATAATCAATTAATCAATTATATTCATCATGGAGATTGTTATGGTAAAAAGAACCGAAACGATATACCTAAATTATGATAAAAACCTTAGCTGGTTGTGTCATATTTCCAAGAACTTATACAACCAGGCAAACTTCATAGTTAAACAATCTCTAAATGATGAAGGTGATTGGGTAAGATACGAAGAACTAAATAAACAGTTAAAAGGTACTGAAAATTATTCTGTTTTACCCACACAAACAGCACAACAGACACTAAAACTGATGGATAAAAACTGGAAATCTTTCTTCCAATCAATTAAAGACTGGGAAAAGAACCCAGAAAATTACTATTCAAAACCCAACCCACCAAAATATAAAAAGAAAAATGGCGAAAATATTCTCACTTTCACGAACCAACAGTGTAAGATAAAAAACGGAGTCCTCAAGTTACCGAAGAAAACGAACCTGCAAGTAGAAACTCGTCTTACAGATGACACTAAACTAAATCAAGTTCGAATTATTCCTATGGGTGTTGGTTATAAGTGTGAAATTGTTTACGAGAAGGATTTAGAAACACCAGATCCAAACGAAGAAAACATCGCCAGTATCGATTTGGGGATTAATAATATCGTCACTATGGTGAATAATATCGGTGAAAAACCGATTGTTATTAAGGGCGGAGTCGCAAAATCAATAAACCAGTTCTACAACAAAAAATACTGGAAAACTAAAATCCATTTATGATAAATTAGGCATCAAAAATAGCAAAAAACTAAAAAAACTATACCATAAATATAAAATGAAAATCAATGACTTCTTCCATAAAGCAAGTAAAAGGATTGTTGATTTTTGTGTCAAACACAACATCGGCACACTAGTCATTGGATATAACGAAGGGTGGAAACAAGAAGTGTATATGGGTAAGCGCAATAACCAAAAGTTTACACAGATTCCATTTCATAGACTTCTTGAACAACTAAAATACAAAGCCGAAGATGTTGGATTGAAAGTGATTGAGCAAGAAGAATCCTATACATCGAAGTGTTCGTTCCTCGATGGTGAACCAGTTGTGAGAAGGACTTCTTATATTGGTAAAAGAATTAAAAAAGGGCTTTTCCAATCATCTAACGGCACTATAATCAATGCCGATGTAAATGGTGCCTATAATATTATGAAAAAAGCAATCCCTGATTTAGATGGGATAGAGGGTGTAGCGTTACACCCGGTGAGTATATCTCACGAATGTAACTGATAATAAAATTAGTTATCTAATGTTACTAAGTTTATCAATTACAATGACGTAGTTTCCAGTAAAACAAAAGGTATGTGTGAATGCCCAAAATGTGGGTACGAACATCCTCACCGAGTAGGGTCACCATGTAAACGTACATCATGTCCTGAATGCGGTACATACATGGCTCGTATCAACTAAATTTAAAAATTACACAATACTGTTATAATATACAACCACGTTATAAATTTTAGAACTGAACAAATATTGCACACGTTTGTATTTTATATCAGGAAAACCATAATGATGAATTGTGAAGATTATAAAGTAGGGGTGAACTAATACAAGGGCATCTATGTTTCCTCTTTCATTCTCCTTCATAGATGCCCAAATTCTGCACATGAAGATAAATCTAAAAGAAGCTCTTTTACAGGAAAATGTTGGAGGAGTTGACCTCTATGCTCGTGCTTTAATAGGTAGTATAGCCACAATCGCACTTGCCATGGATCTTGTCGAAACATACCCATGGAACTGGGTAACAGCTCTTATAGCTCTTGCCGGTTTGTTTACTGCAATGACCCGACACTGCACACCATATTCATTTATCGGATTCAGTACAGTAAGAAAATGAAGGCTATATACAAATATTTTTATAGCTTAGAACCTTTTCAAATTTTGTAAAAAACAACTCATACTCTGGTGCAAAGTCCTGAATATGTAAATGATGAGGTGAAGAAAAATTCGAACTATTTCAAGAGATGAAACATTTATATATGTAGTTATACCCGCAACAATTATTCTTGTACTAATATCAGTGGCTATGGTAGTATCAATACTTGGAAACGTTTGAATATCACGATTTTTTAAATCCAAGGAGTCTGAACGATAATACAAACACAATATAAATTATAACTGCTGAAATAAAAAATGTTCCAGTACTCAAGTAACCATATAAAAACCCACCAAATATTAAGCCTGCAATACTTGCTAGACTCATAAAACTTCCAGCAAATCCCTGAACAGCTCCCTGATATTTTGGCCCCGCAAATTTTGAAAGAATGGAAAGCACCGATGGCCACATCAACCCATTACCTACAGCAAAGAAAATAGCAGCAATGTATGTTAATATTTCACTTCCTGTTACCAGTAAAAGGAAATTAATCCCAAGCACAAAACTGCCTATAACCACAAGAAAACTATCAGAGTAAACCTTAGCCGCATTACTAAACACCGGACCCTCTACAAACATCATCATAGAACTTAGGACTGTAAAATATAAACCCATATCAGAAACCTGCCATTCGAGCAAATTGAGCGCATGTAACGGGAATGCTGTATAAAATATGTTAAACCCCAAAAATATGAGAAAATAGAGCAAAAGTACATAGGGTATATGATTAATTTTTAAAATACGCTTAAAACCTATCTTTTCAACTTTCTCTCCGCCAGATGAATAAACACCGCATTCCCTTTGCTCATAACCAAATACATCTTTAAGGTTTGTTTTGTCTTCAAACTGGTAAACACATTTTCTGGATTCTGGTACTATAAATAGTATCACTAACGTACCAATGAAAGAGATAATTATCGCTGCAAAAACCGGCGAAAGGTACTGATAGGATATAGCACTTAATATACTCGCAAGAGCCGGACCCACAATAAGACCAAGATTGGTAGTTACCGACATCCACCCATAGTTTTTACTTCTATCTTCTTCACTGGTTATATCTGCAAGGTATGCATTTGCAACAGAAACATTTCCCCCGGTTATGCCGTCAAGAGCCCTTGCAACAAAAAGTATTAAAAGAGGTACAGTCAGGTTAAAACTTCCCAGAATATTGTTATCTATTTCCATCAGGGTAGTTATGGGTATCAACAACGCTATTAAAAATATAAACCACGAAAGCAGTGTTCCAAGCTGGCTCAAAAATAGTATTTTTTTTCTCCCATAAATGTCAGACCAGCGCCCGAGTACCGGAGCCCCAACCAACTGGAATACAGGATACGTTGCCCCTATTATACCATAAATTATAGAGTTACCACCAAACCTGTCAACCAGAAAAACCAGAAAAGGCAAAACTATGCTAAACCCAAGTGTACCAATAAAATTGACCATTAGAAGCGGTAATAAAGATATACCTGAACCCCTTCTCCCAAGCATCAAATTTATGGTATTGATTTCCAGTTTAGTAAATGTTTGTAAATAGATAAAAATCAGAAGTTTCTGGTATGGAAACTGTCTGACTTAAAAGCTCATATCAAAGGATTCTTCAAAACGTTTTTTGAAATCTTCTATTTCAAAATAATGGTTCTGGGTTCCCTGATGTTCAATTTTTATAGCACCCATCAAAGACGCGATTCTTCCGGTGGTTTCCCAGTCAAGGTCGTTTGTCAGACCATAGAGCAATCCTGCCCGGTACGCATCACCACAGCCAGTTGGGTCTTTTAATTCTTTTGGCTCGGCTGCAGGAACATGAATTACTTCATCATCGGTATAGATTAATGAACCTTCAGGACCCTTTGTAATAATCAGTGCATCAAGATATGTGGCAATTTCCTCTTTGTTTTTACCAGTACGGTCACTTATCAGTTGCCATTCATAATCATTAACTGTCAACCATGTTGCCTTATCGATAAAGTCCATGAGTTCTTCTCCGTTAAACATTGGAAGACCCTGCCCGGGGTCAAATATGAAAGGTATCCCTGCATGAACAAACTCTGATGCGTGCTGAACCATCCCGTCTCTGCCATCAGGTGCTACAATTCCTACGGTAGGGTCGTTAGCATCAAGCACCGAATTATGATGTGAATAATTCATAGCCCCGGGATGGAAAGCTGTTATCTGATTGTCATCCATATCTGTTGTTATAAACGCCTGTGCAGTAAATGTTTCATTTAATACTGTGACATGTTCCCGACTGATGTTTTGGTCATCCATCCACTGAGAATAAGGGTCAAAATCCGCACCTACAGTACCCATTGGAAGTGGGTCTCCGCCAAGTAGTTTGAGGTTATAGGCTATATTTCCTGCACATCCTCCGAATTCACGACGTAATTCCGGTACAAGGAAAGATACATTTAATATATGCACTTTATCCGGTAATATATGGTTTTTGAACTGGTCATTAAATACCATGATGTTATCAAAGGCAAATGAACCGCAAATTAAAGCTTTATCCATTGTTTTTACTCCTATTTATGCTTTATATTTAGATTTATAGATGTATTTTATATAAAAAATAAATAAAACAGGGTATTATCATTATTCCTTACGGAAATGGAATATTCCCCATGTTAGGTATCCGCTGTTACCACCGTTTACCCAGTGCTGGAGTCCTTGTTTCATATTATTGATGTATTCCTGACTGACTACATTAGATAGTTCGTCTTCTCTTCTTTTAGTCTCTTTTAATACTCTACCGTAATGGGTTGGCAGCTGAGATGTATGTTCTTCAAATTCTATCTCTTTCATACCGTATTTTTTGGCAGATTCCCGATAGAATCCCGGAGATCCGAGTGATTCCAGATGTATACGGTCAAGAATTGGCTGTAATACTCCTTCTGGACAGTCATCAGTTTGCATTGGGTCTGTGAATATGAAGTCGCCACCACTTTTCAGAACACGGGCAACTTCTTTTATAACCTGTTCACGTTCACCGCTGTGCAGTATTGAATCCTGAGACCACACTACATCAAATGAATCATCTGGATAAGGTAGATTTTCAAAACTACCGTCAACCACTGTTATCAGATGGTCAAGTGCCTGTTCCTCATTCATTTTGCGGTCACGTTCGTTTTCCACTTCACTAAGATTTAGAGCAACTACCTGACATCCATTGTTTCTGGCAAGATATCTGGCAGCTCCACCATAGCCTGCACCTATATCCAAAATTTTACTATTTTTGTTCAAGTTGTTTATTTTAGATGCCATCCTCTCAACTGTACGACGACTGGCATCAAATATTGGCTCATCTTCTGATTGATAAAGACCGACATGAATGTCTTCACCACCCCAGATGGTGAAATAGAAGTTATCGGCATCATTACTGTTATAATATTCCTGTGCTTTATCTACTGCTGTTTTTCCACTTTCTGACATAGTTATTACATCTCCTCATCTTCTTTGTATTCTTTTTCAGCAACATGAAGGAAGAAATCGGGTTCATTTTCCTTGTACGTCTCTTTAAAATCCCCAAGAGTTTTTATTTCTTGGAATCCGACCTCATGCAGAAGTCTTCTTGTGTAATCTTTTCTCAATGGAAACATGTTGAGATAGTAGACTGAGTTGTCCAAGAACTCGTATCTAAACCTTGCAAGCCCTTCATCGACGTGTTCGGGATACACTGAAACACTGTCTCCACAGTAATAATGAGCGTGTTTGCTTGAGTATCCCTGGTCGAGTATAGAGTCATAATTACGCTGGTCAAGTAACAGTACACCGTCGTGTTTTAACAGTGCATAGAATTCAGCCAGTGCCTTCCTTCTGTCGCGTTCATTAAAAAGATGTGTGAATGAATTACCAAGACATAGTATGGCATCAAACTCTTCATGTATATCTTTATTCATCCATCTCCAGTCAGCCTGTACAGTACGCATCAGGTAACCGTATTGCCTGGCGTTTTCAAAGGCTTTGACAAGCATTTCAGGGCTACCGTCTGCACTTACAACTTCAAAACCTGCCTGTAACAACCGCACGGAGTTGAAACCTGTCCCTGTAGCAACATCAAGAACCTTTTTGACTCCTCTTTCTTTCAATATGTTTATTATGGTGTTGCCTTCGCCTTTAGCCCGGCTCTCCCAGTCAATGAGTTCATCCCATTTATCGACGAATCCGGGAACATATTCATCCTGATAATGGTCTGATTCCCTTACTGAAGTTGGTTTTTCTCCAAAATCCTGCTCTTTAGATTCCTGTTCTGTAGATTTATCCATATATATCCTCCTTTGTTTATTTATTTTTTTAATTAACTAATTTTATAAGTTTTGATAATAATTGATTTATTAATACCACATTAATTTGCCATAATGCAGAATGTTTTAAGTAGAAATAGGGAGGGTCCTACCCCTCATTGCAACCCTCCTTACAAAAACATCCACAAATCTATAGTTTAGTACCGATAATGATCCGGTTTATGCGGTCCATCAACAGGGAAACCGATATATTCAGCCTGTTCCTGTGTCATCTTGGTTAGTTTTGCTCCAAGTTTGTCAAGATGCAACCTTGCAACTTCTTCATCCAGTACTTTTGGTAATCGATAGACTCCGATATCCTTTGGATTCTCCCAGAGGTCTATCTGTGCAAGTGTCTGATTTGTGAAACTGTTTGACATCACAAAGCTTGGATGACCTGTTGCAAGTCCGAGGTTGACAAGTCTACCTTCTGCAAGCATATAAATTGAATGACCGTCTGGGAATTCATATTTATCTACCTGCGGCTTGATTTCAACTTTTTCTACATTATTCATTTTGTTTAATTCATCAACCTGGATTTCGTTGTCAAAGTGGCCTATGTTACAGACAATTGCCTGATCTTTCATCTTTGACATGTGGTCGGTTGTAATAACATCACGATTTCCTGTAGTTGTTACATAAATATCTCCGTATGGGAGTGCATCCTCTACAGTCATAACAGAATATCCTTCCATTAATGCCTGAAGTGCACATATTGGGTCACTTTCAGTAACAATTACTCTTGCCTTATGGTTGGCAAGTGCTTCAGCGGAACCTTTACCTACATCTCCATATCCACAGACTACAGCAACCTTACCTGCAACCATTACATCAGTACCACGTTTTATGGCATCTACAAGTGATTCTCTGCATCCATAGATGTTGTCAAACTTGCTTTTTGTAACAGAGTCGTTGACATTTATAGCAGGAACAAGAAGTTCTCCGTCTTTTTCCCAGTGATATAACCTGTGAACACCGGTGGTTGTCTCTTCTGAAACACCCTTCCATTCAGCAACTGCTTTATGCCAAAATTGTGGGTCTTCAGCCTGTGAATCTTTCAGTATTTTGTTTTGAGCCATCAGGTCTTTGTT is part of the Methanohalobium evestigatum Z-7303 genome and encodes:
- a CDS encoding glycine/sarcosine N-methyltransferase produces the protein MDKSTEQESKEQDFGEKPTSVRESDHYQDEYVPGFVDKWDELIDWESRAKGEGNTIINILKERGVKKVLDVATGTGFNSVRLLQAGFEVVSADGSPEMLVKAFENARQYGYLMRTVQADWRWMNKDIHEEFDAILCLGNSFTHLFNERDRRKALAEFYALLKHDGVLLLDQRNYDSILDQGYSSKHAHYYCGDSVSVYPEHVDEGLARFRYEFLDNSVYYLNMFPLRKDYTRRLLHEVGFQEIKTLGDFKETYKENEPDFFLHVAEKEYKEDEEM
- a CDS encoding class I SAM-dependent methyltransferase, encoding MSESGKTAVDKAQEYYNSNDADNFYFTIWGGEDIHVGLYQSEDEPIFDASRRTVERMASKINNLNKNSKILDIGAGYGGAARYLARNNGCQVVALNLSEVENERDRKMNEEQALDHLITVVDGSFENLPYPDDSFDVVWSQDSILHSGEREQVIKEVARVLKSGGDFIFTDPMQTDDCPEGVLQPILDRIHLESLGSPGFYRESAKKYGMKEIEFEEHTSQLPTHYGRVLKETKRREDELSNVVSQEYINNMKQGLQHWVNGGNSGYLTWGIFHFRKE
- a CDS encoding MFS transporter — encoded protein: MLGRRGSGISLLPLLMVNFIGTLGFSIVLPFLVFLVDRFGGNSIIYGIIGATYPVFQLVGAPVLGRWSDIYGRKKILFLSQLGTLLSWFIFLIALLIPITTLMEIDNNILGSFNLTVPLLILFVARALDGITGGNVSVANAYLADITSEEDRSKNYGWMSVTTNLGLIVGPALASILSAISYQYLSPVFAAIIISFIGTLVILFIVPESRKCVYQFEDKTNLKDVFGYEQRECGVYSSGGEKVEKIGFKRILKINHIPYVLLLYFLIFLGFNIFYTAFPLHALNLLEWQVSDMGLYFTVLSSMMMFVEGPVFSNAAKVYSDSFLVVIGSFVLGINFLLLVTGSEILTYIAAIFFAVGNGLMWPSVLSILSKFAGPKYQGAVQGFAGSFMSLASIAGLIFGGFLYGYLSTGTFFISAVIIYIVFVLSFRLLGFKKS
- the hsp20 gene encoding archaeal heat shock protein Hsp20, with product MTDKRRRRNWFEEFFGSESFENIEDMIEHMIDKLGVNMDDPSEQPYVYGFSITRKPGEDPEIRSFGNFSTEDFNEDYTEYENETTDVKPVSIDERKPLIDVMESDDHVYVVAEMPGVEKEDINLHSTEWTVEITATKGESNYSEIVEFPVKVDPNSASATFKNGVLEIIFDKTDTDQKVAIDIS
- a CDS encoding transposase — its product is MKNSKKLKKLYHKYKMKINDFFHKASKRIVDFCVKHNIGTLVIGYNEGWKQEVYMGKRNNQKFTQIPFHRLLEQLKYKAEDVGLKVIEQEESYTSKCSFLDGEPVVRRTSYIGKRIKKGLFQSSNGTIINADVNGAYNIMKKAIPDLDGIEGVALHPVSISHECN
- the ahcY gene encoding adenosylhomocysteinase → MTNNDYKIKDIGLAELGRKQINMAEKEMPGLIATREKYGPQKPLKGARVSGSLHMTVQTAVLIETLVELGADVRWASCNIFSTQDEAAAAIAAEGIPVFAWKGETVDEYWWCTKQALTWSDGKGPHLIVDDGGDATLMMHRGYEAEDNPSILDEPTENKDLMAQNKILKDSQAEDPQFWHKAVAEWKGVSEETTTGVHRLYHWEKDGELLVPAINVNDSVTKSKFDNIYGCRESLVDAIKRGTDVMVAGKVAVVCGYGDVGKGSAEALANHKARVIVTESDPICALQALMEGYSVMTVEDALPYGDIYVTTTGNRDVITTDHMSKMKDQAIVCNIGHFDNEIQVDELNKMNNVEKVEIKPQVDKYEFPDGHSIYMLAEGRLVNLGLATGHPSFVMSNSFTNQTLAQIDLWENPKDIGVYRLPKVLDEEVARLHLDKLGAKLTKMTQEQAEYIGFPVDGPHKPDHYRY
- a CDS encoding transposase; this translates as MVKRTETIYLNYDKNLSWLCHISKNLYNQANFIVKQSLNDEGDWVRYEELNKQLKGTENYSVLPTQTAQQTLKLMDKNWKSFFQSIKDWEKNPENYYSKPNPPKYKKKNGENILTFTNQQCKIKNGVLKLPKKTNLQVETRLTDDTKLNQVRIIPMGVGYKCEIVYEKDLETPDPNEENIASIDLGINNIVTMVNNIGEKPIVIKGGVAKSINQFYNKKYWKTKIHL
- a CDS encoding carbohydrate kinase family protein, whose protein sequence is MDKALICGSFAFDNIMVFNDQFKNHILPDKVHILNVSFLVPELRREFGGCAGNIAYNLKLLGGDPLPMGTVGADFDPYSQWMDDQNISREHVTVLNETFTAQAFITTDMDDNQITAFHPGAMNYSHHNSVLDANDPTVGIVAPDGRDGMVQHASEFVHAGIPFIFDPGQGLPMFNGEELMDFIDKATWLTVNDYEWQLISDRTGKNKEEIATYLDALIITKGPEGSLIYTDDEVIHVPAAEPKELKDPTGCGDAYRAGLLYGLTNDLDWETTGRIASLMGAIKIEHQGTQNHYFEIEDFKKRFEESFDMSF
- a CDS encoding YgaP family membrane protein — its product is MFPLSFSFIDAQILHMKINLKEALLQENVGGVDLYARALIGSIATIALAMDLVETYPWNWVTALIALAGLFTAMTRHCTPYSFIGFSTVRK